tgttgaggcatggcatatccgtgaggcaagttaccagctctttggcaactgtcacaattatgcacaaactctcgggaatctttatagagagtaggctagtagaagccacattggaggactttagcggctgttcgctcacttccaaaatgtcctccatactgcgatccatggcaatgccataggatcctttgtgcttcttctctaggtacacatctgcagatcactccgtctgcacatctcttaaagagatatggctcatcccataggtagtacttggcatctgaaattaatttctttctttgcactctgctgtactcttGGGGTAtaaacctcacagctttatagtttgcaatatctgcaaaccatggagcttcctgaatggcaaatagttgctcatctgggaaagtctcagagatctcagtagaagggagggacgtcccagctactggttctattcgggacagatgatcagctacttggttctctgtcccttttttgtctcttatttctatatcaaactcttgcagaagcaacacccatcttataagcctgggttttgaatcctgctttgtgagtaagtatttaagagcagcatggtcagtgtacacaatcacttttgatcccactagataagatctaaacttgtcaatggcatagaccactgcaagtaattctttttctgtggttgtgtaattcttctgtgcatcatttagaacacggctggcataataaatgacgtgcagaagcttgttatgcctctgtcccaacactgcaccaatggcatggtcactggcatcacacattaattcaaatggcaatgtccaatctggtgtagagatgactggtgctgtgaccagcttagctttcagggtctcaaacgcctgctgacactgtgtgtcaaacacgaatggtgtgtcagcagctagcaggttactcaaaggttttgcaattttcgaaaaatcctttatgaaccttctgtagaatcctgcatgccccagaaagcttctgattgccttaacattggcaggtggtggtaatttttcaattacctctacctttgccttatccacctctattcccctgcttgaaattttgtgcccaaagacaattccttcagtcaccataaagtgacatttctcccagtttaaaaccaggttagtctcttggcaccttttcaggacaagtgctaggtgattaagacaggagctgaatgagtctccatatactgagaagtcatccatgaagacttccaggaatttctccaccatatcagagaagatggataacatgcatctctgaaaggttgcaggagcattacacagaccaaaaggcatcctcctgtaggtaaacacgccagaagggcaagtaaatgctgttttctcttggtcctgaggatctactgcaatttggttgtaacctgaatagccatccaaaaagcagtaataatcatgaccagctagtctttctagcatttggtctatgaatggtaaaggaaaatgatcctttctggtggctgtattgagccttctgtagtcaatacacatacgccaccctgtgactgttcttgtaggaaccagttcatttttttcattatgaaccactgtcatgcttctctttttggggacaacttggacagggctcacccaggggctatcagaaataggataaataatcccagcctctagtaatttagtgacctctttctgcaccacctccttcatggctggatttagcctcctctgtggttggaccactggtttggcattatcctccaacaggatcttgtgcatgcatctagctgggctaatgcccttaagatcacttatggaccacccaagagctgtcttgtgtgtccttagcacttgaatcagtgcttcctcttcctgtggattcaaagcagagcttataatcactggaaaagtatcaccctctcccagaaatgcatacttcagggatggtggtagtggtttgagttcaggtttgggaggcttatcctccacctgaggaattttcgagaattcctttgtttcctgtggttcttcttgatcaggttgagcatccttgaagatgtcttcaagctctaattctaggctttcagtcatattgatctcttctaccaaagagtcaataatgtcagcgcccaagcagtcatttggtgtgtctggatgctgcatagctttcacagcattcaacttgaactcatcctcattgactctcagggttacttcccctttttgtacatcaatgagagtttgtccagttgctaggaaaggtcttcctagaatgagagttgcacttttgtgctcctccatttccagcaccacaaagtcagttggaaaggcaaatggcctaaccttgacaatcatatcctctattatgcctgatggatgtttaatggagccatcagcaagttggaggcatatccgggttggtttgacttctccagtcaacccaagctttctgatagtggatgcaggtattagattgatgcttgctccaagatcacatagggctgtcttggtgcaagcaccttctaatgtgcatggtatcataaagcttcctggatcttgaagcttttctggtaagcttttcagaatgactgcactgcattcttcagtgagaaatactttttcagtttctctccaatccttcttatgacttaaaatctctttcatgaacttagcataagaaggtatttgctcaagtgcctctgcaaacggaatctttatttcaagagtccttagataatctgcaaagcgggcaaattgcttatcctgctccgcttggcggagtttctgaggataaggaatcttggctttatattcttcaaccttagttgctgcaggcttGTTCCTTatagaagtggttgaagaatcctttttagaggggtggtgcacgaatttgtgattcgcacaactaaccagcaagtgcactgggtcgtccaagtaataccttacgtgagtaagggtcgatcccacggagattattggtttgaagcaatcaatatttattttattaatcttagttaggatgtcaacaaggttatttggatttaattgtaagaagtcaaagtgtttaaaattgtaagttggaattattagatttgattggaaagataaactagaacaatagagttacttgttttgcagtactggggaatatgttggagttttggagatgctttgtcctttgacttcaacttttccttgaaatccttcaacacacgcaaggctccttccatggcaagctctatgtagggtgtcaccgttgtcaatggctacttcccatcctctcagtgaaaacgttcctatgctctgtcacagcacggctaatcatctgtcggttctcaatcgggttggaatagaatccattgattcttttgcgtctgtcactaacgcccagccctcaggagtttgaagcacgtcacagtcattcaatcccggaatcctactcggaataccacagacaaggtttagactttccagattctcatgagtgctgccatcaatccggcttataccacgaagattctgattaaggaatctaagagatattcattcagtctgatgtagaacggaggtggttgtcaggcacacgttcatggattgaggaaggtgatgagtgtcacggatcatcaccttcttcataattaagcgcgaataaacatcttagataagaacaagcgtgtttgaatgaaaaacaaaggaattgtattaaatcatcgagacgctgcagagctcctcacccccaacaatggagtttagagactcatgccgtcaaaagtatgtaattcagatctgaaaatgtcatgaggtacaagaaatgtctgtaaaagttgtttaaatagtaaactagtagcctaggtttacaaaaaaaatgagtaaacaaagataattggtgcagaaatccacttctggggcccacttggtgtgtgctggggctgagactaaagctattcacgagtagaggcctttcttggcattaaactccaggttatgacgtgttttgggcgttcaactccggatcatgacgtttttctggcgtttaactccagacagcagcatgaacttggcgttcaacgccaagttacgtcgtctatctttgcgcaaagtatgaactattatatattgctggaaagctctggatgtctactttccaacgccgttgagagcgcgccaattggactcctgtagctccagaaaatccatttcgagtacagggaggtcaggatccaacagcatcagcagtcctttttcagcctaactcagatttttgctcagcttgctcaatttcagccagaaaatacctgaaatcacagaaaaatacacacactcatagtaaagtccagaaatatgatttttgcttaaaaactaataatatttaactaaaaactaagtaaaacatgctaaaatctacatgaaattacccccaaaaagcgtataaaatatctgctcatcacaacaccaaacttaaactgttgcttgtcctcaagcaactagataaataaaataggttttaacagaaattaagaagtaataatatttcagagttttaaatgaagctccgattcttattagatgagcggggcttgtagctttttgtttctgaacagttttggcatttcCCTGTAccttttgaatttcagaatgattggcatcctttaggaactcagaattcagatagtattattgactctcctagtgtagtatgttgattcttgaacacagttattttatgagtcttggccgtggccctaagcactttgttttccagtattaccaccggatacataaatgccacagacacatgactaggtgaaccttttcagattgtgactcagctttgctaaagtccccagtcagaggtgtccagagctcttaagcacactctgtttgccttggatcacgactttaaccactcagtctcaagtttgtaacttggacctgcatgccacaagcacatggttagggacagcttggttcagccgcttaggcctggattttatttccttgggccctcctatccagtgatgctcaaagccttggatcctttttactcttacctagggctcatggcttgtttttttttttttttgactgctttttcttgcttcaagaatcaatttcatgatttttcagatcatcaataataattttcgtgttcctcatcctttcaagagccaatattcatcaaattcaaggtacaatttatgcactgttcaagcattcattcagagaacaaaaagtattgccaccacatataactaattatagtctttattactaagaactcataaatatagattacttctttattctaaaaaaaattctactactttatttatgcctgatgatgatgagaaaaataaattacagcttaattggaaataaaatcaaaataaacatactaattactactaaatatctcctaaggtaaatttctataatactactatcactaagttaaagcagaaaaattggaactcaacaaccttttgTTTTGAGGAGGGCATGCTCTTCTAATCCTTGGGgtgttgttcaaggattaatttttgacgcttcagctcccttagatcacgcccttgctcttcctgttccttaagcagtttgcacagcatgctactttgattattctgttcttcctttatttggtccatagcttcttgcaatctggaaatagaagcttcaagatgttcccaatattcaaattgaggcagttctgggatagcttcttgtgctctcttcCTGGTtggatcatcttgttgctgttgtctgaccattgatattccagtaatgggtttttcaattaggatatattcagttactcccatctttactccagcatctttgcagagcatagaaattaagctcgGGTAGGCCAATCTAGCGTCCttagaattcctgtttgctattttatatagctcacatgagatcagctgatggacttctacctcttttcccaacatgatgcagtgaatcatgacagctcttttgatggttacttcagaacggttgctggtgggcaatatggaacgcccaatgaaat
This sequence is a window from Arachis stenosperma cultivar V10309 chromosome 10, arast.V10309.gnm1.PFL2, whole genome shotgun sequence. Protein-coding genes within it:
- the LOC130957224 gene encoding uncharacterized protein LOC130957224, with translation MVFLMVYEVQVVVMEFSWSVILVLTPSPVKMGLEVSVLWVLALGGISGWGMLVGCGHGIVLPPKPELKPLPPSLKYAFLGEGDTFPVIISSALNPQEEEALIQVLRTHKTALGWSISDLKGISPARCMHKILLEDNAKPVVQPQRRLNPAMKEVRSMTVVHNEKNELVPTRTVTGWRMCIDYRRLNTATRKDHFPLPFIDQMLERLAGHDYYCFLDGYSGYNQIAVDPQDQEKTAFTCPSGVFTYRRMPFGLCNAPATFQRCMLSIFSDMVEKFLEVFMDDFSVYGDSFSSCLNHLALVLKRCQETNLVLNWEKCHFMVTEGIVFGHKISSRGIEVDKAKVEVIEKLPPPANVKAIRSFLGHAGFYRRFIKDFSKIAKPLSNLLAADTPFVFDTQCQQAFETLKAKLVTAPVISTPDWTLPFELMCDASDHAIGAVLGQRHNKLLHVIYYASRVLNDAQKNYTTTEKELLAVVYAIDKFRSYLVGSKVIVYTDHAALKYLLTKQDSKPRLIRWVLLLQEFDIEIRDKKGTENQVADHLSRIEPVAGTSLPSTEISETFPDEQLFAIQEAPWFADIANYKAVRQGEGEDIKGRLPQAARRKLGKKHHRSVDERIRFRQRGAPSVERPSRGAMQKKGRPKKDRSRRSSPKQSKEKDLPMSTHDDEENEPVAKRMCRLFSQGVDQQKPSADPTEGNLNQDNAPHETPVSRVSDAGTLSVVLVQHEEWEFDRQNTRPLQTVMPATPSCMTPSPLSKKISSGMTRMEQKSTQCTPIKVHPLLKGRKLDEDDEERLRRWAANGSLEKRSFSGCVQPLMTQNHCGLGMTFTETVLQKRNLDSFREVPTISYVGLGPHFDDDSIFFDKIVAFMQKSWFDPVCINHHWWLYAFEITQKRLWVLDSMYSGEHNNEKLKVHAYAGRIIEDMGKVSMLEYEPTENDLPRFYPSVRKQHHCCDCRVFVIKFMQFWSLEKPLQLSDKPSVVISLHGRFVYGGTGDFNQDFKWMVLLIGTRMFLLIVKWMVWDMVSLFHVLGINDCVHFIEM